A region from the Sulfurospirillum oryzae genome encodes:
- a CDS encoding sensor histidine kinase, producing the protein MLALKNWDINLRSREKKTLRSFLFLYAFLTLLILAFVAFLYYGLERDLMLQNQREALSNLTNEQIARLKSLHVNFEKERTYPRDERFNSAIYDSSLKQIFSTLSTTKVNLYEDIYLKKNHIYFIKELESYYLGARYIVIEVDAPPSWDKKVFRKLLVYGAIIFGILVVIGYFLLGLLLRPMRDTINLLDRFIKDTTHELNTPVNAILTNIEMIDLATLDESLAKKIKRITIASKTISNLYDDLTYLVLSHHIISHDEEVDLKVLIEERLEYFSLLIESKKITLTSALEENIFLMIDRKKIAKLIDNILSNAIKYNKIGGTIHVLLTPEQIEISDSGRGIETKKINQVFERYVRFDRSVGGFGIGLSIVAAIAKEYGLHVKIDSKLSEGTTVRISW; encoded by the coding sequence TTGTTAGCATTAAAAAATTGGGATATAAATTTACGCTCGCGTGAGAAAAAAACACTTCGGTCGTTTCTGTTTCTCTACGCCTTTTTAACACTGCTGATTTTAGCCTTTGTGGCATTTTTGTACTATGGGCTAGAGCGTGATTTGATGCTTCAAAATCAAAGAGAAGCACTCTCAAATCTCACCAACGAGCAAATCGCACGCCTAAAATCTTTACATGTAAACTTTGAAAAAGAACGGACATACCCTAGAGATGAGCGTTTTAATTCTGCCATTTATGACAGTAGCCTCAAACAAATCTTCTCAACACTCAGCACGACTAAAGTCAATCTCTATGAAGATATATACCTCAAAAAAAATCATATTTATTTTATTAAAGAGCTAGAGTCCTATTATTTGGGGGCTCGTTACATCGTTATTGAAGTTGATGCTCCTCCTTCTTGGGATAAAAAAGTTTTTCGAAAACTTTTAGTTTATGGCGCTATCATTTTTGGTATTTTAGTTGTTATCGGTTATTTTTTACTAGGTCTCCTCCTTCGCCCAATGAGAGATACTATTAATCTTCTAGATCGCTTTATCAAAGACACAACGCATGAACTTAACACGCCTGTAAATGCCATTCTTACCAATATTGAAATGATCGATCTTGCAACGCTGGATGAAAGCTTGGCAAAAAAAATCAAACGTATTACCATCGCATCTAAAACAATTTCTAATCTCTATGATGATCTCACCTATCTCGTCCTCTCACATCATATCATCTCTCACGATGAAGAAGTTGATCTTAAAGTTCTCATTGAAGAGAGATTGGAGTACTTTTCACTTCTGATTGAGTCCAAAAAAATTACCTTAACGTCTGCACTTGAAGAAAATATTTTTTTGATGATAGACCGAAAGAAAATCGCCAAATTGATCGATAACATTCTCTCAAACGCTATCAAGTACAATAAAATAGGTGGAACGATTCATGTGCTTTTAACGCCTGAGCAGATTGAAATCAGTGATAGTGGCAGAGGCATTGAAACCAAGAAAATCAACCAAGTTTTTGAGCGTTATGTAAGATTTGACCGCAGTGTTGGAGGTTTTGGGATAGGACTTAGTATTGTTGCAGCCATTGCCAAAGAATATGGCTTACATGTAAAGATTGACTCCAAACTAAGTGAAGGAACAACAGTGAGGATTTCATGGTAA
- a CDS encoding c-type cytochrome has protein sequence MKKVLFLASLVCATSIFAADGETLFKTCATCHGAKAEKAALNKSQIIAGWDAAKITAALEGYKAGTYGGPLKGTMTAQVKNLSADDVKALAQYISTIK, from the coding sequence ATGAAAAAGGTATTGTTTTTAGCAAGTCTTGTATGTGCTACTTCTATTTTTGCTGCGGATGGAGAGACTCTCTTTAAAACCTGTGCAACTTGTCACGGAGCAAAAGCAGAAAAAGCGGCACTTAACAAATCACAAATCATTGCTGGTTGGGATGCTGCAAAAATTACAGCAGCACTTGAAGGTTACAAAGCAGGTACTTATGGTGGTCCATTGAAAGGTACCATGACAGCTCAAGTCAAAAATCTTAGTGCTGATGATGTTAAAGCTCTCGCTCAATATATCTCAACAATCAAATAG
- a CDS encoding malate synthase G codes for MSQTISYGSLKINAALYDFISKEAIPQTGISVEHFWNGFEKTLHELAPINKMLLDKRDAFQEKLDAWYLAHRTTSFTPEEHQHFLKQIGYLVEVPQTETIGTLHVDPEISEVAAPQLVVPADNARYALNAANARWGSLFDVFYGTDMIDEVAPYEKKEQYNPARGAKVFELAFAFLDQVAPLQEHSYADVHGFTIQDHKLYAILANRETVVLLQPEKFAGYNFHENEISSLLLKNNGLHVEIQIDKQSLIGKSHPSGLKDVIIESALSAIQDCEDSVAAVDAEDKIAIYRNWNGLMRGDLSATFENKGKTIHRKLNPDKTFTSRKGERITLKGRVLLLIRNVGIHMYTDAVTCKDEAIPEGFLDAFVTTLCAMHDLQKTEGIRNSVNGSVYIVKPKCHGPEEIAFINTLFGRVEDVLALPRYTIKMGLMDEERRTTINLEAAISQAKERVFFINTGFLDRTGDEIHSCMELGAVVPKESMKKEAWLKAYEDHNVDVGLSMGFKDKAQIGKGMWTMPDLMKKMVELKIAHPKAGATTAWVPSPTAATLHALHYHYIDVQKVLQEIAKRPQASLDAILTPPILHGSLSKEEITQEIENNIQSILGYVVRWVDQGIGCSKVPDINNVELMEDRATLRISSQHLANWLHHGIVTHEEVKNAFEKMAVVVDKQNNHDKHYRPMSPHFEKSIAFRAALDLVFKGKKQPNGYTEFILHVKRKEVKKQASQG; via the coding sequence ATGTCACAAACAATCAGCTATGGATCACTTAAAATTAATGCCGCTTTGTATGATTTTATCTCTAAAGAGGCAATACCTCAAACAGGCATAAGTGTTGAGCATTTTTGGAATGGATTTGAAAAAACACTTCATGAACTTGCACCGATTAATAAAATGCTTTTGGACAAGCGTGATGCTTTTCAAGAGAAACTTGATGCTTGGTATTTAGCCCACCGGACAACATCTTTTACACCCGAAGAACATCAACATTTTCTCAAACAAATAGGTTATTTGGTAGAAGTACCTCAAACAGAGACTATTGGAACGTTACATGTAGATCCTGAAATTTCAGAGGTAGCAGCCCCACAACTGGTCGTTCCAGCCGATAATGCCCGTTACGCGCTCAATGCGGCAAATGCAAGATGGGGCAGTCTGTTTGATGTGTTTTACGGGACAGATATGATAGATGAGGTAGCGCCTTATGAAAAAAAAGAGCAGTACAATCCAGCACGCGGGGCGAAAGTATTTGAGCTCGCTTTTGCTTTTTTAGATCAGGTCGCACCACTTCAAGAACACTCATACGCAGATGTTCATGGCTTTACGATTCAAGATCACAAACTTTATGCCATCCTCGCCAATCGTGAAACGGTGGTATTACTACAGCCTGAGAAGTTTGCAGGGTATAACTTTCATGAGAATGAAATAAGCTCTCTTTTGCTCAAAAACAACGGTTTGCATGTAGAGATTCAAATCGATAAACAAAGCCTTATAGGAAAGAGCCATCCCTCAGGTCTTAAAGACGTTATTATCGAATCAGCACTCAGTGCCATACAAGATTGTGAAGATTCTGTAGCGGCAGTGGATGCAGAAGATAAAATAGCCATTTATCGAAATTGGAATGGATTGATGAGGGGTGATTTATCTGCTACTTTTGAGAATAAAGGCAAAACGATTCATCGAAAACTAAACCCTGATAAAACATTTACCTCACGAAAGGGCGAAAGGATTACCTTAAAAGGACGCGTGCTTTTATTGATCCGGAATGTGGGTATACACATGTACACAGATGCTGTTACATGTAAAGATGAAGCGATTCCAGAGGGGTTTTTAGATGCTTTTGTTACAACACTTTGTGCCATGCACGATCTCCAAAAAACAGAGGGTATTCGCAATAGCGTCAACGGAAGTGTCTATATTGTCAAACCAAAATGCCATGGTCCTGAAGAGATAGCTTTTATCAACACTCTTTTTGGGCGCGTCGAGGATGTCTTAGCATTACCACGATATACGATTAAAATGGGGCTTATGGACGAAGAGAGACGTACAACGATTAATCTTGAAGCAGCGATTTCACAAGCAAAAGAGCGGGTCTTTTTTATTAATACAGGCTTTTTAGATCGAACGGGAGATGAGATTCATTCCTGTATGGAATTAGGTGCTGTTGTGCCCAAAGAGTCAATGAAAAAAGAGGCTTGGTTGAAAGCCTACGAAGATCACAATGTTGATGTTGGCTTGAGTATGGGATTTAAAGATAAAGCTCAAATTGGCAAAGGGATGTGGACGATGCCTGATTTGATGAAAAAGATGGTTGAGCTTAAAATTGCGCATCCAAAAGCGGGTGCAACAACAGCTTGGGTGCCATCACCAACAGCGGCTACACTGCATGCATTGCATTATCATTACATTGATGTTCAAAAGGTACTCCAAGAGATTGCAAAGCGTCCTCAGGCGAGTCTTGATGCCATTTTGACACCTCCAATATTACATGGCTCATTAAGCAAAGAAGAGATTACGCAAGAGATTGAAAACAATATACAGAGCATTTTAGGATATGTCGTACGTTGGGTAGATCAAGGAATAGGGTGTTCTAAAGTGCCTGATATTAACAATGTGGAGCTTATGGAAGATAGAGCAACGCTGAGAATTTCAAGTCAACACCTTGCAAACTGGTTACATCATGGCATCGTAACACATGAAGAGGTGAAAAATGCGTTTGAAAAGATGGCGGTTGTGGTAGATAAACAAAATAATCACGATAAACATTATCGTCCGATGTCACCTCATTTTGAGAAGAGTATCGCTTTTCGAGCCGCATTGGATCTTGTCTTTAAAGGAAAAAAGCAGCCCAATGGCTACACGGAATTTATTTTACATGTAAAAAGAAAAGAGGTCAAAAAGCAGGCGTCACAAGGCTAA
- a CDS encoding diacylglycerol kinase has product MRNQPRYHFFKNTTYALKGLRDIIANETSFRVELVIVLCLLPVIFLVPLELSYKLLMFIALMGMPLAEAMNSAIERVTDLVTLEYHEMAGRAKDAGSAVVFLSIVIFVVVWGFCLMRIFF; this is encoded by the coding sequence GTGAGAAACCAACCTAGATACCATTTTTTTAAAAATACAACCTATGCGCTTAAAGGATTACGCGATATTATCGCCAATGAGACCTCATTTCGTGTAGAACTTGTGATTGTTTTGTGTCTATTACCCGTTATTTTTTTAGTGCCATTAGAGCTTTCTTATAAACTCCTCATGTTTATTGCACTTATGGGGATGCCTTTAGCTGAGGCAATGAACAGCGCTATTGAGCGTGTGACGGACTTGGTTACTTTAGAATACCATGAAATGGCAGGACGCGCCAAAGACGCGGGCAGTGCGGTTGTCTTTTTAAGCATTGTTATTTTTGTTGTTGTGTGGGGATTTTGTCTTATGCGTATTTTCTTTTAA
- a CDS encoding phosphoethanolamine transferase — protein MQFKITSTRFVVIVALFLVLFDNLSFFKHVMSVYEFSASNVGFLLSLGIVLAAIITVLVTLLSARYTLKPLLIALVLIASLTNYFMNTYNVILDDTMIQNAVETNINESMDLINMKLLGYFFFLGILPSFMIYRVPVAYGSFKEEVFGKVKSIGIALILIAVMLFAFNRFYTSFFREHKSLRYYTNPTYCLYSVGYYVYNSFYKKEATLKQIGLDAKKSEDGTRKLTIVVVGEAARANRFSLNGYERQTNPLLQKEDIINFSNLYSCGTSTAISVPCMFSGLDRKNYTDKEAKARENVIDVLKHSGSSILWRDNNSDSKGVALRVEYQDYKLSQNNTMCEDECRDEGMLVGLQEYVNAQKGDILIVLHQMGNHGPAYYKRYPKAFEKFTPTCQTNQVEKCSSEEIGNAYDNAILYTDYFLSKTIAFLKQNDQNFQTAMIYMADHGESLGEKGLYLHGIPYFMAPDEQTHVGALMWFGHKSKERIDIASLMKRASQDYSHDNLFHTILGVMGVQTALYDSTKDILTYQKK, from the coding sequence ATGCAATTTAAAATAACCAGTACAAGATTTGTCGTAATCGTAGCGCTTTTCTTGGTACTCTTTGATAACCTCTCTTTTTTTAAGCATGTCATGAGCGTATATGAATTTTCAGCTTCAAATGTTGGATTTCTTCTCTCTTTAGGCATCGTGTTAGCGGCTATTATAACCGTGTTAGTGACACTGTTAAGCGCTCGTTATACGCTCAAACCTTTGTTAATCGCATTGGTTTTGATCGCTTCTTTGACCAATTATTTTATGAATACTTACAATGTCATTCTTGATGATACGATGATTCAAAATGCTGTGGAAACAAACATTAATGAGTCAATGGATCTTATTAATATGAAGCTTTTAGGATATTTCTTCTTTTTGGGCATACTTCCTTCTTTTATGATTTATCGCGTACCTGTCGCTTATGGAAGCTTTAAAGAAGAGGTTTTTGGGAAAGTAAAAAGTATAGGTATCGCACTGATACTGATTGCGGTGATGCTTTTTGCCTTTAATCGCTTTTACACCTCATTTTTTAGAGAACATAAATCGCTTCGTTACTATACCAATCCGACGTATTGTCTCTACTCTGTGGGTTATTATGTTTATAACAGTTTTTATAAAAAAGAGGCAACACTAAAACAAATTGGATTGGATGCTAAAAAATCAGAAGATGGCACACGAAAACTAACAATTGTCGTTGTGGGAGAAGCAGCCCGTGCAAATCGTTTTTCACTCAATGGGTATGAAAGACAAACAAATCCTTTATTGCAAAAAGAAGACATTATCAATTTTTCCAATCTCTATTCGTGTGGAACCTCAACAGCCATTTCGGTACCTTGTATGTTTTCAGGCTTAGATCGTAAAAACTACACCGATAAAGAGGCAAAAGCACGTGAAAATGTCATTGATGTACTCAAGCACAGTGGATCAAGTATCTTATGGCGTGACAACAACTCTGATTCCAAAGGAGTTGCATTACGCGTGGAATATCAAGATTATAAACTGAGCCAAAACAATACCATGTGCGAAGATGAGTGCCGTGATGAAGGAATGCTTGTAGGGCTTCAGGAGTATGTGAATGCGCAAAAAGGCGATATCCTCATCGTGCTTCATCAGATGGGTAACCATGGACCTGCGTATTATAAGCGTTATCCTAAAGCTTTTGAAAAATTTACACCGACGTGTCAAACCAATCAAGTTGAAAAATGCAGCTCTGAAGAGATTGGTAATGCGTATGATAATGCTATTTTGTACACCGACTATTTTCTCTCAAAAACCATCGCTTTTTTAAAGCAGAATGACCAAAATTTCCAAACAGCCATGATTTATATGGCGGATCACGGTGAATCTTTGGGTGAAAAAGGACTTTATTTGCATGGGATTCCTTACTTTATGGCACCTGATGAGCAGACGCATGTTGGAGCACTTATGTGGTTTGGACATAAAAGCAAAGAGCGCATCGATATAGCATCTCTTATGAAAAGAGCATCACAAGATTACTCACATGATAATCTTTTTCATACTATTTTGGGCGTAATGGGTGTGCAAACAGCACTCTATGATTCGACAAAAGATATACTAACATACCAAAAAAAATAA
- a CDS encoding YajQ family cyclic di-GMP-binding protein: MAKEHSFDISAEIDKQKFKDAYEQAKKVITNRWDFKGITCEFDHNEKAKTVTLVTTTDSKADAMVEALISEAIKRDISSKALKETKREVAGGNKTKVTVSIVDAISSDDAKKIVKEIKDLKLKVQASIRGHVVRVEGKAIDDLQEAIKAIRGCDFDFPVNFTNLK, encoded by the coding sequence ATGGCAAAAGAGCATAGTTTTGACATTAGTGCAGAGATTGATAAGCAAAAATTTAAAGATGCTTATGAGCAAGCTAAAAAAGTCATCACCAATCGATGGGATTTTAAAGGCATTACGTGTGAGTTTGATCACAATGAGAAAGCAAAAACTGTCACACTTGTAACCACAACAGACAGTAAGGCTGATGCAATGGTAGAGGCGTTAATTTCGGAAGCCATTAAGCGAGATATTTCTTCTAAAGCACTCAAAGAGACAAAACGTGAAGTAGCCGGTGGCAATAAAACCAAAGTAACTGTGAGTATTGTGGATGCGATCTCCAGTGATGATGCGAAAAAGATTGTTAAAGAGATTAAAGATCTTAAACTCAAAGTGCAAGCTTCGATTCGTGGTCATGTTGTAAGAGTTGAGGGTAAGGCAATTGATGACTTACAAGAGGCTATCAAAGCCATTCGCGGATGCGATTTCGATTTTCCAGTCAACTTTACCAATCTTAAATAA
- a CDS encoding D-2-hydroxyacid dehydrogenase: MKIVFLDAKTLGDDADLTLFKQFGEFETFETTVLEQRVEHIGDAKIVLTNKVLIDKDVMDACPNLGLICITATGTNNVDLEYAKQKGIVVKNVAGYSTASVAQTTLMLVLNLLGHCRYYDSFVTSGAWCQSPMYTHIDRPFWELKGKRWGIVGFGAIGKEVAKIASAFGANVVYYSTSGANSDNRFERVSLEAMMQTCDVISIHAPLNENTKNLIDKEQLTLTKKGAILVNVGRGGIVNEDDLREVIDAKEIYVGLDVLAVEPMVENHPLLHVKHPERLIITPHIAWASVEARRELMRLVGENIKEFLRQ, translated from the coding sequence ATGAAAATTGTTTTTTTAGATGCTAAGACATTAGGCGATGATGCAGACTTAACTCTTTTCAAGCAGTTTGGGGAATTTGAAACCTTTGAAACAACGGTTTTAGAGCAAAGAGTAGAGCATATTGGCGATGCGAAGATTGTTTTAACCAATAAAGTGTTAATTGACAAGGATGTGATGGACGCATGCCCAAATTTAGGGCTAATTTGCATTACCGCTACGGGAACGAATAACGTTGATTTGGAGTACGCGAAGCAAAAAGGCATTGTGGTTAAAAATGTTGCGGGTTATTCGACTGCATCCGTGGCACAAACGACTTTGATGCTCGTACTTAATCTTTTGGGGCATTGTCGTTATTATGATTCGTTTGTCACATCAGGCGCTTGGTGTCAAAGTCCAATGTATACGCATATTGACCGTCCATTTTGGGAGCTTAAAGGTAAACGTTGGGGAATTGTTGGTTTTGGTGCAATAGGAAAAGAGGTTGCAAAAATTGCTTCGGCATTTGGGGCAAATGTGGTTTATTATTCGACCAGCGGCGCCAATAGTGACAATCGTTTTGAGCGTGTGAGTCTTGAAGCCATGATGCAAACGTGCGATGTTATTTCGATTCATGCACCACTCAATGAAAATACAAAAAACTTGATTGATAAAGAGCAGTTAACCCTTACGAAAAAAGGTGCTATTTTAGTCAATGTAGGTCGTGGTGGCATCGTGAATGAAGATGATTTACGTGAAGTTATTGATGCTAAAGAGATTTATGTAGGGCTAGATGTATTGGCGGTTGAGCCAATGGTAGAGAATCATCCGCTTTTACATGTAAAGCATCCTGAACGTCTTATCATTACGCCTCATATTGCATGGGCGAGTGTGGAGGCAAGGAGGGAATTGATGCGACTTGTAGGTGAAAATATCAAAGAATTTCTAAGACAATAA
- a CDS encoding glutathionylspermidine synthase family protein — MLHVEKIKPLSKEFLESIGFYWHTDADQTSYVADELVLVSNDEVEAYYAAANELYDMFAEAGQYVIDNNLFHELNIPFNLVELIKNSWSNDVHWHLYGRFDFAGGVDGKPIKLIEFNADTPTSLYETAIIQWAMLKANGMDEAKQFNTVFEALKENFKRLVVLGGNPEDFAEYYEGWKILFSSIRGNIEDENTTRLLQTAANEAGFHTDFAYVDKVGFSGSEGIFKGDENFEYWFKLVPWENIAIEEGDLALLLDEIVREQKAIILNPAYTLLFQSKAFMKVLWDLFPNHPLLLETSFDPLKGKKQVEKRAFGREGANTIIYDSDMSVMAKTEGEYGNFKPIYQAYAELPRDSEGQSYQAGVFFAYEGCGLGFRRGGLIMENFSKFVGHRIKD; from the coding sequence ATGTTACATGTAGAAAAAATTAAACCGTTAAGTAAAGAGTTTTTAGAGTCTATCGGATTTTATTGGCATACCGATGCTGATCAGACATCTTATGTAGCGGATGAGTTAGTGCTTGTGAGTAATGATGAGGTAGAAGCTTATTATGCCGCTGCCAATGAACTTTATGATATGTTTGCGGAAGCCGGTCAATATGTCATTGACAACAATCTGTTTCATGAGCTTAATATTCCGTTTAATCTTGTAGAATTGATTAAAAACTCATGGTCGAATGATGTGCATTGGCATCTGTATGGACGTTTTGATTTTGCGGGTGGCGTGGATGGCAAACCCATTAAGCTCATAGAATTCAATGCCGATACACCAACATCATTGTATGAAACAGCGATTATTCAATGGGCAATGCTTAAAGCCAATGGCATGGATGAAGCTAAACAGTTTAATACCGTTTTTGAAGCGCTCAAAGAGAACTTCAAACGCTTGGTGGTACTTGGTGGCAACCCAGAAGATTTTGCCGAATATTATGAGGGATGGAAAATCCTTTTCTCTTCCATTCGCGGAAATATCGAAGATGAAAATACGACCAGACTTCTTCAGACAGCTGCGAATGAAGCAGGTTTTCACACTGATTTTGCTTATGTCGATAAGGTTGGATTTAGTGGGAGCGAGGGTATTTTTAAAGGAGATGAGAACTTTGAATATTGGTTCAAGCTAGTTCCTTGGGAAAATATCGCTATCGAAGAGGGTGATTTGGCACTGCTTCTAGATGAGATTGTTCGTGAGCAAAAGGCGATCATTTTAAACCCTGCCTATACGCTTCTGTTTCAAAGTAAAGCGTTTATGAAAGTTTTATGGGATCTTTTCCCTAACCATCCTTTACTTTTGGAAACCTCATTTGATCCACTAAAGGGTAAAAAACAGGTTGAAAAAAGAGCCTTTGGACGAGAAGGTGCAAATACTATTATTTACGACAGTGACATGTCTGTCATGGCAAAAACAGAGGGTGAATATGGTAACTTTAAACCCATTTACCAAGCGTATGCAGAGCTTCCAAGAGATAGCGAGGGTCAATCATACCAAGCAGGCGTTTTCTTTGCTTATGAGGGATGTGGACTTGGTTTTAGAAGAGGAGGGCTTATTATGGAGAACTTCTCAAAATTTGTGGGACACCGCATAAAGGACTAA
- a CDS encoding UPF0323 family lipoprotein — translation MRYIRKISDYMIAGGIGVMVIVSMQGCDQKEGNKNALADAAKTQGALVIVDEIAPGEYKIAEEYPSSTTRVIVRKPDGSERILTQTEIDALVQEEAKKIDNNTSPLTNPNMSSGQMGLGGILLSSIAGAMIGSWIGGKLFNNPTYQNQRATNYSSPQAYSRSTTSFNKPMSTSSTSSTTKSSGFFGSSSGSSSSGSGTSSSSVPPSSGS, via the coding sequence ATGCGCTATATTCGTAAAATTTCAGATTATATGATTGCTGGTGGTATCGGCGTGATGGTCATTGTTAGTATGCAAGGCTGTGATCAAAAAGAGGGGAATAAAAACGCTCTTGCTGATGCGGCAAAAACACAAGGTGCTCTGGTTATTGTGGATGAAATCGCTCCAGGGGAGTACAAAATAGCGGAAGAGTACCCAAGTTCAACAACACGTGTTATTGTAAGAAAACCCGATGGTAGCGAGCGTATTTTAACACAAACCGAAATTGATGCTTTGGTACAAGAAGAGGCAAAAAAGATCGACAATAACACATCACCTTTAACCAATCCGAACATGAGTTCTGGACAGATGGGACTAGGGGGCATTCTTCTCTCCAGTATTGCAGGTGCTATGATTGGTAGTTGGATTGGTGGAAAGCTTTTTAATAACCCAACATATCAAAATCAAAGAGCGACCAATTATTCAAGCCCGCAAGCCTATTCTCGCAGTACGACCAGTTTTAATAAGCCAATGTCCACTTCGAGCACAAGCAGTACAACTAAAAGCAGTGGATTTTTTGGTTCAAGCTCAGGAAGTAGTAGTTCCGGAAGTGGCACTTCGAGTTCAAGCGTACCCCCAAGTTCAGGAAGTTAA
- a CDS encoding helix-turn-helix domain-containing protein — protein sequence MDKKLTVIEAAKLLGVSKEAIYNRLRRGSLQSVIENGVKYILLTKSSLKEGPSIRKIESPTESAYVELLKVQLEEMKLKNEKLEADKERLIADKERLLIESKEKIEMIYKERDEQLKAILTLANRQITHTGNETVTSTNAPASITPSHATSSPTPFSFEEADVLDEEDDNRVVDDMFESYSDWRDLRSYLKEKGFSKKEKQHISDKIGKKVGQLNDVMDKNGKLFIKKGKKLKEILGE from the coding sequence ATGGATAAAAAACTAACTGTTATTGAGGCGGCAAAGCTTTTAGGCGTGAGCAAAGAGGCTATCTATAATCGTTTGCGAAGAGGCTCTCTGCAAAGTGTTATTGAAAATGGCGTGAAGTACATTTTACTAACAAAAAGTAGCCTCAAAGAAGGACCATCTATACGCAAGATAGAAAGCCCTACAGAGAGTGCCTATGTAGAGTTACTCAAAGTGCAACTCGAAGAGATGAAACTGAAAAATGAAAAACTCGAAGCCGATAAAGAGCGCCTTATCGCTGATAAAGAACGTCTTTTGATTGAATCGAAAGAAAAGATAGAGATGATCTACAAAGAGCGCGATGAGCAACTCAAAGCGATTCTTACCTTAGCTAATCGACAAATCACGCATACGGGAAATGAGACAGTAACATCGACTAACGCACCCGCATCCATTACTCCTTCACATGCTACATCTTCACCCACACCTTTTTCATTTGAAGAAGCAGATGTTTTAGATGAAGAGGATGATAATAGGGTCGTTGATGATATGTTTGAATCTTACAGTGACTGGAGAGATTTAAGAAGTTATCTCAAAGAAAAAGGGTTTTCTAAAAAAGAGAAACAACATATCAGCGATAAAATTGGTAAAAAAGTAGGGCAGTTAAATGACGTCATGGATAAAAATGGCAAGCTTTTTATCAAAAAAGGGAAAAAACTTAAAGAGATTCTAGGAGAATAA
- the rpsU gene encoding 30S ribosomal protein S21 yields MPGIKVHPNDSFDEAYRKFKKQVDRNLVVTEVRARRFYETATEKRKKDKISARKKQLKRLYMLRRYESRL; encoded by the coding sequence ATGCCAGGAATTAAAGTACATCCTAACGATTCGTTTGACGAAGCGTATAGAAAGTTTAAAAAACAAGTTGATCGTAACCTAGTTGTAACTGAAGTGCGTGCAAGACGTTTCTATGAAACAGCAACAGAAAAACGCAAAAAAGATAAAATTAGTGCTCGCAAAAAACAGTTGAAAAGACTTTATATGCTTCGCCGTTACGAGTCGAGACTCTAA